A window of Amphiprion ocellaris isolate individual 3 ecotype Okinawa chromosome 12, ASM2253959v1, whole genome shotgun sequence contains these coding sequences:
- the znf512 gene encoding zinc finger protein 512B, which translates to MDPAHTGGDMSPLYVPRKRKPVQSQPKSGVPCPVVQRMPERACELNSVGYPENDESQTQEAVKMKRTYGRKRYEDLQSVSIGTVDYPTTSCSVMSSDGLANGSDPESMAPPTARLPPRLVVKDVWPQGLDASREQSQPQDQSWNSSRDRGPDAWAPGRDRPQDQVWNSGRDRAGHSSQDQTWIQGRDRAHVETDQTWMRGGERSPEQGWGAGRDRGQDQAWNGGRDPERDRTSSGPEQGWGSGRGQDEGWSNTSRDRGNVWRPDLNMKKVQRAEMERSPPVNNFPQPPEGRDSYIASIGEASTAQLNEDQKPPILPTKKEPPSYPAGSQEERWQLQIVAKGRVTCPKCKSVSRKTVEGLKKHMENCRLQPFTCQHCGKQLKSSTGMKYHIMADHSHLPSADDAKDLDDRAVKDKLRKILKRLGKLKCSKEGCSAAFTSIMGYVYHMKKCGKEESELEKMLLNCSHCGKTYKSKAGLEYHLKSEHAPTPQKTEEDEALKAKREANPERTASGRVQRASAQVANFHLAEIANNELPKDWPKRKFQSDLVPDDKKLKYARPGLPAFSQEVLRKWKNEVKLQRKVQCPNQGCGCTYTSVSGLKAHLGLCTRGDFEAGKYRCLICNKEFNSESGVKYHINSVHSQDWFVTNKKASKKFEKFLKNQPKEFSHNVDKQNMDHYHHHHLQQHHHQQHHHHHHHHHQQQHHHQLQHQPLQHPLQPLHHLQHQTQFLHPERQNLSPQVDTQLQQPMLHYTPLEPPTGPMWVDMDRRESVPLPEQGPIDMDMAVDEKPEEDSSGMVEIKRREKGDRGGDRGKTGRKQKDCFGYSGGSGSSSSSSSSSNTGSSSSESEVEQQDRQRQIDQWNLKRPGIMEPHTEAGKRQRNA; encoded by the exons ATGGACCCCGCCCACACTGGAGGGGATATGTCACCGTTGTATGTGCCAAGAAAAAGGAAGCCTGTCCAGTCACAACCAAAAAGTGGAGTGCCATGTCCAG TTGTCCAGCGAATGCCAGAAAGAGCCTGTGAATTAAATTCAGTTGGGTACCCAGAG AATGACGAGTCTCAAACCCAAGAAGCAGTAAAGATGAAAAGAACTTATGGGAGAAAAAG GTATGAGGACCTTCAGAGTGTTTCCATAGGAACAGTAGATTACCCGACCACCAGCTGCTCTGTGATGTCATCAGACGGCCTGGCCAATGGGTCAGACCCAGAGTCCATGGCTCCACCTACTGCAAGGCTCCCTCCAAGACTGGTGGTGAAGGATGTTTGGCCTCAAGGCCTGGATGCCAGTCGGGAGCAGTCCCAGCCTCAGGACCAGAGCTGGAACTCCAGTAGGGACCGAGGCCCCGACGCCTGGGCTCCAGGCAGAGACCGACCCCAGGACCAGGTCTGGAACTCAGGCAGAGACAGAGCAGGACACTCCAGTCAAGACCAGACATGGATACAGGGCAGAGACAGAGCTCATGTTGAAACAGACCAGACCTGGATGAGGGGCGGGGAGCGAAGTCCTGAGCAGGGATGGGGGGCAGGCAGAGATCGGGGCCAAGATCAGGCTTGGAATGGAGGCAGAGATCCGGAAAGAGATCGGACCTCCTCAGGGCCAGAGCAGGGGTGGGGCAGTGGCCGAGGCCAAGACGAAGGCTGGAGCAACACAAGCAGGGACAGAGGAAACGTCTGGAGACCTG ATCTGAACATGAAGAAAGTCCAGAGAGCGGAGATGGAGCGCAGCCCCCCTGTCAATAACTTCCCACAGCCACCAGAGGGCAGAGACTCCT ATATAGCCAGCATTGGTGAGGCCTCAACAGCGCAGCTAAATGAAGACCAGAAACCTCCGATCCTCCCGACCAAGAAGGAACCTCCATCCTACCCTGCAG GAAGCCAAGAGGAGCGTTGGCAGCTCCAGATTGTTGCCAAAGGAAGAGTCACGTGtccaaaatgtaaaagtgtgaGCAGGAAGACTGTGGAGGGGCTCAAGAAGCACATGGAGAACTGCCGACTG CAACCTTTTACCTGTCAGCACTGTGGCAAACAGCTCAAGTCTTCAACAGGGATGAAGTATCACATCATGGCTGACCACAGCCACTTG CCCTCAGCAGATGATGCCAAGGACCTTGACGATCGTGCCGTCAAAGACAAACTGCGTAAAATCCTGAAGAGACTGGGAAAATTAAAATGCTCTAAAGAG GGCTGTAGTGCTGCGTTCACTAGCATCATGGGATACGTGTACCACATGAAGAAGTGCGGTAAAGAGGAGTCTGAGCTGGAGAAGATGCTGCTGAATTGCTCTCACTGTGGGAAAACTTACAAATCCAAGGCTGGTCTAGAGTACCATCTGAAATCAGAGCATGCTCCC ACACCACAAAAGACTGAGGAAGATGAGGCTCTGAAGGCCAAGAGGGAGGCCAACCCGGAGAGGACGGCCAGCGGGAGGGTGCAGCGAGCTTCGGCTCAGGTGGCCAACTTCCACCTGGCTGAGATTGCCAACAACGAGCTGCCCAAAGACTGGCCCAAGAGGAAGTTTCAGTCAGACCTGGTGCCAGATGACAAAAAG TTGAAATATGCCCGACCAGGCCTGCCTGCTTTCAGCCAGGAGGTACTGAGGAAGTGGAAAAATGAGGTGAAACTGCAGAGGAAAGTCCAGTGTCCCAATCAG GGTTGTGGCTGCACCTATACCAGTGTGTCTGGACTGAAAGCACATCTGGGACTCTGCACAAGG GGTGACTTTGAGGCTGGAAAATACAGATGCCTGATCTGCAATAAGGAGTTTAACTCTGAAAGTGGAGTGAAATACCACATCAACTCTGTCCATTCACAG GACTGGTTTGTGACGAACAAGAAGGCCTCCAAAAAGTTTGAGAAATTCCTCAAAAACCAGCCCAAGGAATTTTCCCATAATGTGGACAAACAGAATATGGATCATTACCACCATCAccacctgcagcagcatcatcatcagcagcaccaccaccaccaccaccaccaccatcaacagcagcatcatcatcagCTCCAGCACCAGCCTCTGCAGCACCCACTGCAGCCTCTGCATCACCTCCAGCACCAAACCCAGTTCCTCCACCCAGAGCGACAGAACCTCTCTCCACAAGTGGACACCCAGCTCCAGCAGCCGATGCTCCACTACACCCCTCTGGAACCTCCTACGGGGCCGATGTGGGTGGATATGGACCGAAGAGAATCTGTGCCGCTACCAGAGCAGGGCCCCATCGACATGGATATGGCTGTTGATGAGAAACCTGAAGAGGACAGCAGCGGGATGGTGGAGATTAAAAGGAGAGAGAAGGGGGACAGAGGAGGGGACAGGGGGAAGACTGGCAGGAAGCAGAAAGATTGCTTTGGTTATAGCGgtggcagcggcagcagcagcagtagcagtagcagcagtaatACCGGCAGCTCATCGAGTgaatcggaggtggagcagcaggacAGGCAGAGACAGATCGACCAGTGGAACCTGAAACGACCAGGAATCATGGAGCCCCACACTGAGGCTGGAAAACGGCAGAGAAACGCTTAA